A stretch of Myxococcus hansupus DNA encodes these proteins:
- a CDS encoding N-acetylmuramoyl-L-alanine amidase gives MNAPSYLQRVRLGGALLALVLTSSLARADSVAHDHALDEGACGLEPPGVEYVPMPGPRPHESRRLSAQEPPVVRREQPSRAGTKSGVPQTRQRTGSLSGKVVYLSPGHGFTRSAPLNRWATQRPNTWAVVEDLISAEVLNQYLLPMLTGAGATVVPVREPDLNPRMVIVDDGQPGYSEEGEGFEVSSQSGWATPATPMGNAVEPFSLGTTRVMASARAATASATWAPEIPADGSYNVYVSYVADPARAPDAHYVVKHAGGESHFRVNQRRHGGTWVLLGRFYFKAGQHLDSGAVVALNDTAEGGTLSLDAVRFGGGSGVIGDAAMAPLARPRYEESARYHVQFSGAPATVYAPTGANALSNERNADVTARPRFAAWLHEEGEDAVYVAWHTNASTTGNVSGTEAYVYGPNPVDGTLNFTGFPGSDVLARALLAELGTDLRREVDPNWRTRNLRSANLGEVNPTHNNEMPSVLLEIAYHDNVTDSNRLKEPAFRRVAARAILQGLIKYYAARDGVPVVLPPDAPDAVAALNGTGGTVEVRWAAPPANPDEEGRDAPTGYRVYQSADGLGWDDGTDEAGTAFTLTLAPGTARYFRVAALNAGGEGFPSATVGVRTPGGAEAPVLVVNGFERLDASQACAEPLDAYDLEAPVRLLVETMNDGTYVRRHGAALAHAGHAFDSATRAAVAARLVTVGAPYPLVDWFTGRGGVAGARPSREEQDALSGFVMQGGHLLLSGSHVASALAVGSAEDQTFLSDILRASPGSGTPALSVEGVPDGWLAQLTGVGLDDGTRGAYAVGATDVLTPASGGTPVLRYPGTEWAAGVASAPNGRVLLLGVPFEGIVSSAQRAGLMSSFLVQAGLLTEPPAAPAEESAAPGLLTSCVAARGVDPHPPPEPEPEPEPEPEPRVLGVLPQFYPLGDSGCGCGAGGGTGTAVWLLLGVIVQLRRARRRGDVAGR, from the coding sequence GTGAATGCCCCTTCCTACCTCCAACGTGTCCGTCTGGGTGGCGCACTTCTCGCGCTGGTGTTGACTTCCTCCCTGGCCCGCGCGGATTCCGTCGCGCATGACCACGCGCTGGATGAAGGCGCGTGTGGTCTGGAGCCGCCGGGCGTGGAGTACGTGCCCATGCCCGGGCCGCGTCCCCACGAGTCGCGGCGCTTGTCCGCCCAGGAGCCGCCTGTCGTCCGCCGTGAGCAGCCGTCACGCGCCGGGACGAAGTCGGGCGTTCCGCAGACGCGTCAGCGCACCGGTTCGCTGTCCGGCAAGGTGGTGTACCTGAGCCCGGGCCACGGCTTCACGCGCAGCGCGCCGCTGAATCGCTGGGCCACGCAGCGGCCGAACACCTGGGCCGTGGTGGAGGACCTCATCTCCGCCGAGGTGCTCAACCAGTACCTGCTGCCCATGCTGACGGGCGCCGGTGCCACCGTGGTGCCGGTGCGCGAGCCGGACCTCAACCCGCGCATGGTCATCGTCGACGACGGGCAGCCGGGATATTCGGAGGAGGGCGAGGGCTTCGAGGTGTCTTCGCAGTCCGGCTGGGCCACGCCGGCCACGCCCATGGGCAACGCGGTGGAGCCCTTCTCGCTGGGCACGACGCGGGTGATGGCCTCCGCGCGCGCCGCCACCGCGAGCGCGACCTGGGCCCCGGAGATTCCCGCGGACGGCAGCTACAACGTCTACGTCTCCTACGTGGCGGACCCGGCGCGCGCCCCGGACGCGCACTACGTGGTGAAGCACGCGGGCGGTGAGAGCCACTTCCGCGTCAACCAGCGCCGCCACGGCGGGACGTGGGTGCTGCTGGGCCGCTTCTATTTCAAGGCGGGGCAGCACCTGGATTCCGGCGCGGTGGTGGCGCTGAACGACACCGCCGAGGGCGGCACGCTGTCGCTGGACGCGGTGCGCTTCGGTGGTGGCAGTGGCGTCATCGGCGACGCCGCCATGGCGCCGCTGGCGCGGCCTCGCTACGAGGAGTCGGCGCGCTACCACGTGCAGTTCAGCGGCGCTCCGGCCACCGTCTACGCGCCCACGGGCGCCAACGCGCTGTCCAACGAGCGCAACGCGGACGTCACCGCGCGCCCGCGCTTCGCCGCGTGGCTGCACGAGGAGGGCGAGGACGCGGTGTACGTGGCGTGGCACACCAACGCGTCCACCACGGGCAACGTGTCGGGGACGGAGGCCTACGTGTACGGGCCCAACCCGGTGGACGGCACGCTCAACTTCACGGGCTTCCCGGGCAGTGACGTGCTGGCGCGGGCGCTGCTGGCCGAGCTGGGCACGGACCTGCGCCGCGAGGTGGACCCGAACTGGCGGACGCGCAACCTGCGCTCGGCCAACCTGGGCGAGGTGAACCCCACGCACAACAACGAGATGCCGTCCGTGCTGCTGGAGATCGCCTACCACGACAACGTCACCGATTCGAACCGGCTGAAGGAGCCCGCGTTCCGCCGGGTGGCCGCGCGCGCCATCCTCCAGGGCCTCATCAAGTACTACGCCGCCCGGGACGGCGTGCCCGTCGTCCTGCCGCCCGACGCGCCCGACGCGGTCGCCGCGCTCAACGGCACCGGCGGCACGGTGGAGGTCCGCTGGGCGGCGCCGCCGGCGAACCCGGACGAGGAGGGCCGTGACGCGCCGACGGGGTACCGCGTCTATCAGAGCGCGGATGGCCTGGGCTGGGACGACGGCACGGACGAGGCGGGCACGGCCTTCACCCTCACGCTGGCGCCGGGAACGGCGCGCTACTTCCGGGTGGCCGCGCTCAACGCGGGCGGCGAGGGCTTCCCCTCCGCCACCGTGGGCGTGCGCACGCCGGGTGGCGCCGAAGCGCCGGTGCTGGTCGTCAATGGCTTCGAGCGCCTCGACGCGTCCCAGGCCTGCGCCGAACCCCTGGACGCCTATGATTTGGAGGCGCCGGTGCGCCTGCTGGTGGAGACGATGAACGACGGCACCTACGTGCGCCGTCACGGCGCGGCGCTGGCGCACGCGGGTCATGCCTTCGACAGCGCGACGCGCGCGGCGGTGGCGGCGCGGCTGGTGACGGTGGGCGCGCCGTATCCGCTGGTGGACTGGTTCACTGGACGGGGCGGCGTGGCGGGCGCCCGGCCCTCGCGCGAGGAGCAGGACGCGCTGAGCGGCTTCGTGATGCAGGGCGGACACCTGCTGCTGTCGGGCAGCCATGTGGCGTCCGCGCTCGCGGTGGGCTCGGCCGAGGACCAGACGTTCCTCTCCGACATCCTCCGGGCCTCGCCGGGCAGTGGCACGCCCGCGTTGTCGGTGGAAGGGGTGCCGGACGGCTGGCTGGCGCAACTGACGGGGGTGGGGCTGGATGACGGCACGCGCGGGGCCTACGCGGTGGGCGCCACGGACGTGCTGACGCCCGCCTCGGGTGGGACGCCGGTGCTCCGCTACCCGGGAACGGAGTGGGCGGCGGGGGTGGCCTCCGCGCCCAACGGCCGGGTGTTGCTGCTGGGGGTGCCCTTCGAGGGCATCGTCAGCTCCGCGCAGCGCGCCGGGCTCATGTCCTCGTTCCTGGTGCAGGCGGGCCTGCTCACCGAGCCGCCCGCTGCTCCGGCCGAGGAATCCGCGGCGCCGGGCCTGCTCACCTCCTGCGTGGCGGCGCGCGGCGTGGACCCGCACCCGCCACCGGAGCCCGAACCGGAGCCGGAACCCGAGCCCGAGCCGCGCGTCTTGGGGGTGCTGCCCCAGTTCTATCCGCTGGGTGATTCCGGCTGTGGCTGCGGGGCGGGTGGGGGAACGGGCACGGCCGTCTGGCTGTTGCTCGGGGTGATTGTTCAGCTTCGGCGTGCGCGCCGTCGCGGGGATGTTGCCGGGCGTTGA
- the secG gene encoding preprotein translocase subunit SecG — MLTFVTIVHVLVCVFMIFVILLQPGKDAGMGSALGGGAATSAFGGRGAVTFLSKLTGVFAALFFFSSLGLSFVGLRSSVASGSVATPPAQTAPAAPAAPGSMEQPRGEQSTPPAEGGESPATQEPAPAQ, encoded by the coding sequence ATGCTGACCTTCGTCACGATCGTGCACGTCCTGGTGTGCGTGTTCATGATCTTCGTCATTCTGCTCCAGCCGGGTAAGGACGCCGGCATGGGCTCCGCGCTGGGCGGCGGTGCCGCCACGAGCGCCTTCGGCGGCCGGGGTGCGGTGACGTTCCTCAGCAAGCTGACGGGCGTGTTCGCCGCGCTCTTCTTCTTCAGCTCGCTGGGCCTGTCCTTCGTGGGGCTTCGCTCCTCGGTGGCCTCGGGTTCGGTGGCCACGCCTCCCGCGCAGACGGCTCCGGCGGCGCCGGCCGCTCCGGGTAGCATGGAGCAGCCGCGCGGCGAGCAGTCCACGCCGCCCGCCGAGGGTGGTGAAAGCCCGGCGACGCAGGAGCCGGCTCCGGCGCAGTAG
- a CDS encoding phosphoglycerate kinase: MIRYIDDLQLTGKRVFIRVDFNVPMEGRRVSDDTRIREAMPTIRRALDMGGKVILASHLGRPKGPDPKLSLEPVAARLAELLGGKHEVILTDDCVGDGVKKQVKELKEGQVVVLENLRFHKEEEANDETFARELASLADVYVNDAFGTAHRAHASTAGMVPFVKEKAAGFLMRKEIEYLGKVLKNPDKPFVAILGGSKVSDKIKVIESLLPKVDALLIGGAMAYTFLKAQGVEVGKSRVEGDKLSLATRLLEAAARFKTPIVLPVDHIVGTEPTENSVAKETPDNVIPADMMGLDIGPKTRAIYAQHIRDAKTVVWNGPMGLFEVPKFAEGTRSVAAAMSINSQATTVIGGGDSAAAVEQMGFASKMSHVSTGGGASLEFLEGRDLPGIKALETR; the protein is encoded by the coding sequence ATGATCCGCTACATCGACGACCTGCAGTTGACCGGAAAACGCGTCTTCATCCGGGTGGACTTCAACGTCCCCATGGAAGGGCGGCGCGTGTCCGACGACACCCGCATCCGCGAGGCGATGCCCACCATCCGGCGCGCGCTCGACATGGGCGGGAAGGTCATCCTGGCTTCCCACCTCGGTCGCCCCAAGGGGCCGGATCCGAAGCTGTCGCTGGAGCCTGTCGCCGCGCGGCTGGCCGAGCTGCTCGGCGGCAAGCACGAAGTCATCCTCACCGACGACTGCGTCGGTGACGGCGTGAAGAAGCAGGTGAAGGAGCTCAAGGAAGGCCAGGTGGTCGTCCTGGAGAACCTCCGCTTCCACAAGGAAGAGGAGGCCAACGACGAGACGTTCGCCCGCGAGCTGGCCTCGCTGGCGGATGTCTACGTCAACGACGCCTTCGGCACCGCCCACCGCGCCCACGCGTCCACCGCGGGCATGGTGCCCTTCGTGAAGGAGAAGGCGGCCGGCTTCCTGATGCGCAAGGAGATTGAGTACCTGGGCAAGGTGCTCAAGAACCCGGACAAGCCCTTCGTGGCCATCCTGGGTGGCTCGAAGGTGAGCGACAAGATCAAGGTCATCGAGAGCCTGCTGCCCAAGGTGGACGCGCTGCTCATCGGTGGCGCCATGGCGTACACCTTCCTGAAGGCGCAGGGCGTGGAGGTGGGCAAGTCCCGCGTCGAAGGCGACAAGCTGTCGCTGGCCACGCGCCTGCTGGAGGCCGCCGCCCGGTTCAAGACGCCCATCGTCCTGCCGGTGGATCACATCGTGGGCACCGAGCCCACGGAAAACAGCGTCGCGAAGGAGACGCCGGACAACGTGATTCCCGCGGACATGATGGGCCTGGACATCGGTCCCAAGACACGCGCCATCTACGCGCAGCACATCCGCGACGCGAAGACGGTGGTGTGGAACGGGCCCATGGGCCTGTTCGAGGTGCCCAAGTTCGCCGAGGGCACCCGCTCCGTCGCCGCCGCCATGTCCATCAACTCGCAGGCCACCACCGTCATCGGCGGCGGTGACAGCGCCGCGGCCGTGGAGCAGATGGGCTTCGCGTCCAAGATGAGCCATGTGTCCACTGGTGGAGGCGCGTCCCTGGAATTCCTGGAAGGGCGTGACTTGCCGGGCATCAAGGCGCTGGAGACGCGGTAG
- a CDS encoding DUF3969 family protein, which yields MELSFLAAGEVEVQQMVAIAALGMCRALAAGAVTPGYACGRLFGPALLSRLDVLNAHPELVRAIHLATELEDLSELAPESMGSSIAEIEACLLRVLSVLPPSPTVGAKWLVK from the coding sequence GTGGAGTTGTCGTTTCTCGCTGCTGGCGAGGTCGAGGTCCAACAGATGGTGGCCATTGCCGCATTGGGGATGTGCCGGGCGCTGGCGGCGGGCGCAGTGACGCCAGGATATGCGTGTGGGCGACTGTTCGGTCCGGCATTGCTCTCGCGTCTTGATGTGCTGAACGCGCATCCCGAGCTTGTCCGTGCCATTCACTTGGCTACAGAGCTTGAGGACCTTTCCGAGCTGGCTCCGGAGTCGATGGGCTCATCGATTGCTGAGATAGAGGCGTGTCTGCTGAGGGTATTGTCCGTGTTGCCTCCGTCACCCACGGTCGGCGCGAAGTGGCTCGTCAAATAA
- the tpiA gene encoding triose-phosphate isomerase, which yields MATARRRKIVAGNWKMNKTVPEALALVRDLRGLVASLGDTVEVVVAPPFVALQPLHVALEGAPLALAGQNCHWESSGAFTGEISAPMLAELGCAYVIVGHSERRQLFGDTDEQVNKRAKAVRAAGMTPIICVGETLTEREADQTLAVVERQVRGALAGFEAKDVASFVLAYEPVWAIGTGRNATAAQAQEVHAAIRGLLERLYNGETAGQVRIQYGGSVKADNAAELLSQPDVDGALVGGASLKAGDFAAIVKAAT from the coding sequence ATGGCCACCGCGCGTCGCCGGAAGATCGTTGCTGGCAACTGGAAGATGAACAAGACGGTACCGGAGGCGCTGGCGCTGGTGCGCGACCTGCGCGGCCTGGTGGCCTCCCTGGGGGACACCGTGGAGGTGGTGGTGGCGCCGCCATTCGTGGCGCTGCAGCCGCTGCACGTCGCGCTGGAAGGCGCGCCGCTGGCGCTGGCGGGGCAGAACTGCCACTGGGAGTCCTCGGGCGCCTTCACCGGAGAAATCTCCGCGCCGATGCTGGCCGAGCTGGGGTGCGCCTACGTCATCGTGGGCCACTCCGAGCGCAGGCAGCTCTTCGGGGACACCGACGAGCAGGTGAACAAGCGGGCGAAGGCGGTCCGCGCGGCCGGCATGACGCCCATCATCTGCGTGGGCGAGACGCTGACCGAGCGCGAGGCGGACCAGACGCTGGCCGTGGTGGAGCGCCAGGTGCGTGGAGCGCTGGCGGGCTTCGAGGCCAAGGATGTGGCCAGCTTCGTGCTGGCCTACGAGCCGGTGTGGGCCATTGGCACCGGACGCAACGCCACGGCGGCGCAGGCGCAGGAGGTCCACGCGGCGATCCGGGGCCTGCTCGAGCGGCTGTACAACGGTGAGACGGCCGGGCAGGTGCGGATCCAGTACGGCGGCAGCGTGAAGGCGGACAACGCCGCGGAATTGCTGAGCCAGCCGGATGTCGACGGGGCGCTTGTCGGGGGCGCGAGCCTGAAGGCGGGCGACTTCGCGGCCATCGTCAAGGCCGCCACATAG
- the gap gene encoding type I glyceraldehyde-3-phosphate dehydrogenase, whose product MATRIAINGFGRIGRCILRAVLSRKEDLEIVAINDLDKPAALAHLFKYDSVHRTWPGEVKATEKGIVVDGKEITVTAEKDPTALPWKSLNVDVVLECTGRFTARDAAEKHLKAGAKKVIISAPAKGPDITIAYGINHNEYDPAKHHVISNASCTTNCLAPIAKVLVDNFGIEKGLMTTVHSYTNDQRILDLTHEDMRRARAAALSMIPTSTGAAKAIGEVIPQLKGKMHGLAVRVPTPNVSLVDLTVNTEKKVTAEAVIEAFRKAAAGPLKGVLEFSDAQTVSVDYNGNPHSAIFDSTNCFVVGDNLLKVMAWYDNEWGFSNRMVDTAKFLVSKGV is encoded by the coding sequence ATGGCTACCCGGATTGCCATCAATGGCTTTGGCCGCATCGGTCGCTGCATCCTCCGCGCGGTGCTCAGCCGCAAGGAAGACCTCGAGATCGTCGCCATCAACGACCTCGACAAGCCGGCGGCGCTGGCGCACCTGTTCAAGTACGACTCCGTGCACCGCACCTGGCCGGGCGAGGTGAAGGCCACGGAGAAGGGCATCGTGGTGGACGGCAAGGAGATCACCGTCACCGCGGAGAAGGACCCCACGGCGCTGCCCTGGAAGAGCCTCAACGTGGACGTGGTGCTGGAGTGCACCGGCCGCTTCACCGCGCGCGACGCGGCGGAGAAGCACCTGAAGGCGGGCGCGAAGAAGGTCATCATCTCCGCCCCGGCCAAGGGCCCGGACATCACCATCGCCTACGGCATCAACCACAACGAGTACGACCCGGCCAAGCACCACGTCATCTCGAACGCCTCGTGCACCACCAACTGCCTGGCGCCCATCGCCAAGGTCCTGGTGGACAACTTCGGCATCGAGAAGGGCCTGATGACCACGGTCCACAGCTACACCAACGACCAGCGCATCCTGGACCTCACCCACGAGGACATGCGCCGCGCCCGCGCCGCCGCGCTCTCCATGATCCCCACCAGCACCGGCGCCGCGAAGGCCATCGGTGAGGTGATTCCGCAGCTCAAGGGCAAGATGCACGGCCTGGCCGTCCGCGTGCCCACGCCGAACGTGTCCCTGGTGGACCTGACGGTGAACACCGAGAAGAAGGTCACCGCCGAGGCCGTCATCGAGGCGTTCCGCAAGGCCGCCGCCGGCCCGCTCAAGGGCGTGCTGGAGTTCAGCGACGCTCAGACGGTGTCGGTGGACTACAACGGCAACCCGCACTCGGCCATCTTCGACTCCACCAACTGCTTCGTGGTGGGCGACAACCTCCTCAAGGTCATGGCCTGGTACGACAACGAGTGGGGCTTCTCCAACCGCATGGTCGACACGGCGAAGTTCCTCGTCTCCAAGGGCGTCTAG
- a CDS encoding class I SAM-dependent rRNA methyltransferase: MLSTYLSRDAARRLRHGAPWLRREDIVSMEGTPQPGEPVQLRDEDGSVLGLGDVDLEASYAVRRLGQPDEVVEGLIPRHLRHAFERRGRLVDDPRFCRVVNDDGDGLPGLIVDRYDTHFVVQTLTRAMDARQAELTRALTEVAGAGSVLLRNDTTRRKALGLPTQRPHVLYGTPPRWCRLLELGARFTVDLTYGQGTGYAYDQREVRRFVARMAQGSRVLDVSCDVGGLFVHAGLHGARHILAFDANPDAADLARENAEANGLLGRVTVETGKPLQVLRAVRDTFDLVLLDTLSAQTDEEFVELLRHALRRTRHGGWLMVTGYHPPLPQGSFDDLVATACEGEARIATRLARPGLPPDHPTLAGSPGAEYLDAVALEVS; the protein is encoded by the coding sequence GTGCTGAGCACCTATCTGTCCCGCGACGCCGCTCGCCGTTTGCGCCATGGAGCGCCGTGGCTTCGCCGAGAGGACATCGTCTCCATGGAGGGGACGCCGCAGCCAGGAGAGCCCGTGCAGTTGCGGGACGAGGATGGCTCGGTACTGGGCCTGGGCGACGTGGACCTGGAAGCCTCGTATGCGGTGCGGCGGCTCGGCCAGCCAGACGAGGTGGTGGAAGGACTCATCCCCCGCCACCTCCGCCACGCTTTCGAGCGCCGCGGGCGGCTGGTGGATGATCCGCGCTTCTGCCGCGTCGTCAACGACGACGGAGACGGCCTGCCCGGCCTCATCGTCGACCGCTACGACACCCACTTCGTGGTGCAGACGCTCACGCGGGCCATGGACGCGCGCCAGGCGGAGCTGACCCGCGCGCTGACGGAAGTGGCCGGCGCCGGCTCGGTGCTGCTGCGCAACGACACCACGCGGCGCAAGGCGCTGGGCCTGCCCACGCAGCGCCCCCATGTCCTCTACGGCACCCCGCCCCGCTGGTGCCGGCTGCTGGAGCTGGGCGCGCGCTTCACCGTGGACCTCACGTATGGCCAGGGCACGGGCTACGCGTATGACCAGCGCGAGGTGCGCCGCTTCGTGGCGCGCATGGCCCAGGGCTCGCGCGTGCTCGACGTGAGCTGCGACGTGGGCGGGCTCTTCGTGCACGCGGGCCTCCATGGCGCGCGGCACATCCTCGCCTTCGACGCCAACCCGGACGCCGCGGACCTGGCCCGGGAGAACGCGGAGGCCAACGGCCTGCTGGGCCGGGTGACGGTGGAGACGGGCAAGCCGCTCCAGGTGCTTCGCGCCGTCCGGGACACCTTCGATCTGGTGTTGCTGGACACCCTCAGCGCTCAGACGGATGAGGAATTCGTGGAACTGCTGCGTCATGCCTTGCGCAGGACGCGCCACGGAGGCTGGCTGATGGTGACCGGGTACCATCCGCCCCTCCCCCAGGGCAGCTTCGATGACCTGGTGGCCACCGCCTGCGAGGGCGAGGCGCGCATCGCCACCCGGCTGGCCCGCCCGGGGCTGCCGCCGGACCATCCGACGCTCGCCGGCTCCCCTGGAGCCGAATACCTCGACGCGGTGGCGCTGGAAGTGAGTTGA
- the mprA gene encoding MprA protease, GlyGly-CTERM protein-sorting domain-containing form — protein MNAPPRPPASFPPRNGSGLLASFGHAWAGLIHTVIYQRNMRVHLIAAVLVGLVGSGIALGLAEKVTLIFCVLLIFFAEILNSALEHLVDLAVQQFDEKARLAKDAAAAGVLVLALGTVVIFAAILVHNWDTVRESTDAIVRQVALGIPLTACVLVLVHPRPRPLWVDVAAFAAGSGLMAFQALETASSVFSALTAGLLFVAGAAAYQRRREQAAPRA, from the coding sequence ATGAACGCACCTCCCCGGCCACCCGCCTCGTTCCCTCCCCGCAACGGCTCGGGGCTCCTCGCCTCCTTCGGTCATGCGTGGGCGGGGCTCATCCACACCGTCATCTACCAGCGCAACATGCGCGTGCACCTCATCGCCGCCGTGCTGGTGGGACTGGTGGGCAGCGGCATCGCGCTGGGTCTGGCGGAGAAGGTGACGCTCATCTTCTGCGTCCTGCTCATCTTCTTCGCGGAAATCCTCAACAGCGCGCTGGAGCACCTGGTGGACCTGGCCGTCCAGCAGTTCGACGAGAAGGCCCGGCTCGCCAAGGACGCGGCGGCCGCGGGCGTGCTGGTGCTCGCGCTGGGCACGGTGGTCATCTTCGCCGCCATCCTGGTGCACAACTGGGACACGGTGCGCGAGAGCACCGATGCCATCGTCCGGCAGGTCGCGCTGGGCATCCCGCTGACGGCCTGTGTCCTGGTGCTGGTGCATCCCCGGCCGCGCCCCCTCTGGGTGGACGTGGCCGCCTTCGCCGCCGGAAGCGGGCTGATGGCGTTCCAGGCCCTGGAGACGGCCAGCAGCGTCTTCAGCGCCCTCACCGCGGGTCTGCTCTTTGTCGCCGGCGCGGCTGCGTACCAAAGGAGGCGGGAGCAGGCAGCGCCCCGGGCCTGA
- a CDS encoding OB-fold nucleic acid binding domain-containing protein translates to MSAAAMTNENVPESAPPTQEGSVETVRKVYAADLREKDRVNTVFRVTKKEKVTARSGKVFVAATLVDKSGEVDARIFDQVDALEPVFQVGDYVLIQGNVISFHGRTQVVVEALERLDPEPLDAKEFEPPPAPPAEAKPEAKAAAEPKPAPSPRPRRRRRPTRARPGAMRVRVARAPPASSGRWSPSASATRT, encoded by the coding sequence GTGTCCGCCGCCGCAATGACCAACGAAAACGTGCCCGAGTCCGCGCCGCCCACCCAGGAAGGTTCCGTGGAGACCGTCCGCAAGGTGTATGCGGCCGACCTGCGGGAGAAGGACCGCGTCAATACCGTCTTCCGCGTCACCAAGAAGGAGAAGGTGACGGCCCGCAGTGGCAAGGTGTTCGTCGCCGCCACGCTCGTCGACAAGAGCGGCGAGGTGGACGCGCGAATCTTCGACCAGGTCGACGCGCTCGAGCCCGTCTTCCAGGTGGGCGACTACGTGCTCATCCAGGGCAACGTCATCTCGTTCCACGGCCGCACGCAGGTGGTGGTGGAGGCCCTGGAGCGGCTGGACCCGGAGCCGCTCGACGCCAAGGAGTTCGAGCCGCCCCCGGCCCCGCCCGCCGAGGCGAAGCCCGAGGCCAAGGCCGCCGCCGAGCCCAAGCCCGCCCCGAGCCCAAGGCCGAGAAGGCGGAGAAGGCCGACAAGGGCGAGGCCCGGGGCAATGAGGGTCCGGGTGGCGCGCGCGCCGCCGGCCTCATCCGGGAGATGGTCACCGAGCGCATCGGCGACACGTACGTGA
- a CDS encoding NAD(P)/FAD-dependent oxidoreductase — translation MAYRVNNIGLWLDEPEELLGQRAAEKLGVTRSDLASVRVVRSVLDARKKGSPRYIYTLEVELARGKQPAKLPPDVGETPPAPEPLSQVKAPEQWPIIVGTGPAGLFAALGLLERGVRSILLERGREVVARRKDVAKLMRDGTLDPESNMNFGEGGAGAYTDGKLSTRINHPMVRKVIEAFARYGAPDQILIDGKPHIGSDLLPGAVAKLREELIAGGCEVHFSTRVDDLLYKDGRVAGVKLSDGRTLESNRVILAPGNSARELYERFAADGQVLVEAKPFALGFRAEHPQALINGIQYGSAAKNPRLPPADYKLAENLEVDGEVRGVYSFCMCPGGIVVPTPTQDGLQCTNGMSNSRRNARYANAGIVVSVSVADFEREGFRGPLAGLEFQRHWESKAYELGGGKFYAPAQTIPDYLAGRVKKDPGGTSYRPGLAHVDLNRLFPERLTESLKQALRTFERKMRGFNSEEGKLIGIESRTSSPVRITRGEDMQSVSMKGLYPAGEGCGYAGGIVSSAIDGLRVAEQIATELS, via the coding sequence ATGGCGTATCGGGTGAACAACATCGGGCTGTGGCTGGACGAGCCGGAGGAGCTGCTCGGTCAGCGGGCCGCGGAGAAGCTGGGCGTCACCCGCTCCGACCTCGCGTCCGTGCGCGTGGTGCGCTCCGTGCTGGACGCGCGCAAGAAGGGCAGCCCGCGCTACATCTACACGCTGGAGGTGGAGCTGGCCCGGGGCAAGCAGCCGGCGAAGCTGCCGCCAGACGTGGGCGAGACGCCCCCCGCCCCCGAACCCCTGTCGCAGGTGAAGGCGCCGGAGCAGTGGCCCATCATCGTGGGCACGGGCCCCGCGGGGCTCTTCGCGGCGCTGGGGCTGCTGGAGCGCGGCGTGCGCAGCATCCTGCTGGAGCGCGGCCGTGAGGTGGTGGCGCGCCGCAAGGACGTGGCGAAGCTCATGCGCGACGGCACGCTCGACCCCGAAAGCAACATGAACTTCGGCGAGGGCGGCGCGGGCGCGTACACGGACGGCAAGCTGTCCACGCGCATCAACCACCCCATGGTGCGCAAGGTCATCGAGGCCTTCGCCCGCTACGGCGCGCCGGACCAGATTCTCATCGACGGCAAGCCGCACATCGGCTCGGACCTGCTGCCCGGCGCGGTGGCCAAGCTGCGCGAGGAGCTCATCGCCGGCGGCTGCGAGGTCCACTTCAGCACGCGCGTGGACGACCTGCTCTACAAGGACGGCCGCGTCGCCGGCGTGAAGCTGTCCGACGGCCGCACGCTGGAGAGCAACCGCGTCATCCTGGCCCCCGGCAACTCCGCGCGGGAGTTGTATGAGCGCTTCGCCGCCGACGGCCAGGTGCTCGTGGAGGCCAAGCCCTTCGCCCTGGGCTTCCGCGCCGAGCACCCGCAGGCGCTCATCAACGGCATCCAGTACGGCAGCGCCGCGAAGAACCCGCGCCTGCCGCCGGCGGACTACAAGCTGGCGGAGAACCTGGAAGTGGATGGCGAGGTGCGCGGCGTCTACTCGTTCTGCATGTGCCCCGGCGGCATCGTGGTGCCCACGCCCACCCAGGACGGGCTCCAGTGCACCAACGGAATGAGCAACTCGCGGCGCAACGCGCGCTACGCCAACGCGGGCATCGTCGTGTCCGTGTCGGTGGCGGACTTCGAGCGCGAGGGCTTCCGCGGGCCGCTGGCGGGCCTGGAGTTCCAACGCCACTGGGAGAGCAAGGCGTACGAGCTGGGCGGCGGGAAGTTCTACGCCCCCGCGCAGACGATTCCGGACTACCTGGCCGGGCGCGTGAAGAAGGACCCGGGCGGCACCAGCTACCGCCCCGGGCTGGCGCACGTGGACCTCAACCGGCTCTTCCCGGAGCGGCTCACCGAGTCGCTGAAGCAGGCCCTGCGCACCTTCGAGCGGAAGATGCGCGGCTTCAACAGCGAGGAGGGCAAGCTCATTGGCATCGAGAGCCGCACCTCCTCGCCGGTGCGCATCACCCGCGGCGAGGACATGCAGTCGGTGTCCATGAAGGGCCTCTACCCGGCGGGCGAGGGCTGCGGCTACGCGGGCGGCATCGTGTCGTCCGCCATTGATGGACTGCGCGTCGCTGAGCAGATTGCCACCGAACTGTCCTGA